In Archangium lipolyticum, the following are encoded in one genomic region:
- a CDS encoding sensor histidine kinase: protein MLHHMALSPMDLSDRAGTALPSGLGPAVLLDAIQALVLVLDPKGCIVHLNQLGEQVLGRSSLEARGLRLEELVTPGLEQEPERQALARLVEGPHPARHDGLWHNTREGQRRLIEWSTSRLDSGEAAGYLILTGVEVTGRAQALHEQVEFFQKLIDSIPNPIFHKTLDGRYRGCNRAFLEMHGKEREDIVGKSVWEMAPPELAARYAAKDQELFDRPGIQTYESQVRFGSGEVHDVIFYKATYTDARGQPAGLVGIVLDITDRKRAEAALARAHDELEVRVRERTAELQKLKDAAVAADRTKTEFLNIASHELRTPLTSLHLVLTQARRQLEAHQPVSDVTLISRMERYTGRLTRLANDLLDASRLERGQLHIRTRPVDLRSLVADVAEDFRQQHPQRPLEVQLLESVAWVSADRDRIEQVLGNFLDNAMKYTPAEARVAVGLAQWDGAFRVSVSDEGPGISPEEQGLLFQRFNRLSSSVHQPGLGLGLYISREIIARHGGTLGVHDHAGRPGITFFFQLPRSR from the coding sequence ATGCTGCATCACATGGCCTTGTCGCCGATGGACCTCTCCGACCGGGCAGGCACGGCCCTGCCCTCCGGACTGGGCCCCGCCGTTCTCCTGGATGCCATCCAGGCGCTCGTGCTGGTGCTCGACCCGAAGGGGTGCATCGTCCACCTCAACCAGCTGGGGGAGCAGGTCCTCGGGCGCTCCAGCCTCGAGGCGCGGGGCCTGCGTCTGGAGGAGCTCGTCACGCCAGGGTTGGAGCAGGAGCCGGAGCGCCAGGCGCTCGCGCGGCTGGTGGAAGGCCCCCATCCCGCCCGCCACGACGGCCTCTGGCACAACACCCGCGAGGGCCAGCGCCGGTTGATTGAATGGAGCACCTCGCGGCTCGACTCCGGGGAGGCCGCCGGCTACCTCATCCTCACCGGCGTGGAGGTGACGGGGCGCGCGCAGGCGCTGCACGAGCAGGTGGAGTTCTTCCAGAAGCTCATCGACAGCATCCCCAACCCCATCTTCCACAAGACGCTGGATGGGCGTTACCGCGGCTGCAACCGCGCCTTCCTGGAGATGCACGGCAAGGAGCGCGAGGACATCGTCGGCAAGTCCGTCTGGGAGATGGCCCCGCCCGAGCTCGCCGCGCGCTACGCCGCCAAGGATCAGGAGCTCTTCGACCGCCCCGGCATCCAGACGTACGAGTCCCAGGTGCGCTTCGGCTCCGGCGAGGTGCACGACGTCATCTTCTACAAGGCCACGTACACCGACGCGCGCGGGCAGCCGGCGGGGCTGGTGGGCATCGTCCTGGACATCACCGACCGCAAGCGCGCCGAGGCGGCGCTGGCCCGAGCCCACGACGAGCTGGAGGTGCGCGTGCGCGAGCGCACCGCGGAGCTGCAGAAGCTCAAGGACGCCGCGGTGGCCGCCGACCGCACCAAGACCGAGTTCCTCAACATCGCCTCACACGAGCTGCGCACGCCCCTGACGTCGCTGCACCTGGTGCTCACCCAGGCCCGGCGCCAGCTGGAGGCGCACCAGCCCGTCTCGGACGTCACGCTCATCTCGCGCATGGAGCGCTACACGGGGCGCCTCACCCGGCTGGCGAATGATCTGCTGGACGCCTCGCGGCTGGAGCGGGGCCAGCTGCACATCCGCACGCGGCCGGTGGACCTGCGCTCCCTGGTGGCCGACGTGGCCGAGGACTTCCGCCAGCAGCACCCGCAGCGTCCGCTGGAGGTGCAGCTGCTCGAGAGCGTCGCCTGGGTGAGCGCGGACAGGGATCGCATCGAACAGGTGCTCGGCAACTTCCTCGACAACGCGATGAAGTACACCCCGGCCGAGGCCCGCGTGGCCGTGGGGCTCGCGCAGTGGGACGGCGCCTTCCGTGTCTCCGTCTCCGACGAGGGCCCGGGGATTTCCCCCGAGGAGCAGGGCCTGCTCTTCCAGCGCTTCAACCGGCTGTCCTCCTCCGTGCACCAGCCCGGCCTGGGCCTGGGCCTGTACATCTCGCGCGAAATCATCGCGCGCCACGGCGGCACCCTCGGCGTGCACGACCACGCGGGCCGCCCCGGCATCACCTTCTTCTTCCAGCTGCCCCGCTCCCGCTGA
- a CDS encoding secretin and TonB N-terminal domain-containing protein — protein sequence MRHARVVLLALALAATPALAASKQARRISLDVTRANIHDVLRMLADVGRKNLVVSEEVRGTVTLTLRNVPWTEALEVVLASHGLGMEQRGNILRVAPLKTLQEEAEAHVKLKQAREESAPLRTFLVPVNYAKASDLVPHVKAVLSPRGSVSVDARTNTLIITDVEAPRLP from the coding sequence ATGAGGCATGCCCGAGTCGTGCTCCTGGCGCTGGCGCTCGCCGCCACGCCTGCCCTGGCCGCGTCGAAGCAAGCGCGGCGCATCTCGTTGGACGTGACGCGGGCCAACATTCACGACGTGTTGCGGATGCTCGCGGACGTGGGGCGCAAGAACCTGGTGGTGTCCGAGGAGGTGCGGGGGACGGTGACGCTCACGCTGCGCAACGTGCCGTGGACGGAGGCGCTCGAGGTGGTGCTGGCCTCGCACGGGCTGGGCATGGAGCAGCGGGGCAACATCCTGCGGGTGGCGCCGCTGAAGACGCTCCAGGAGGAGGCCGAGGCGCACGTGAAGCTGAAGCAGGCCCGGGAGGAGTCGGCCCCGCTGCGCACCTTCCTCGTCCCCGTCAACTACGCGAAGGCGTCGGACCTGGTGCCCCACGTGAAGGCGGTGCTGTCGCCGCGGGGCAGCGTGAGCGTGGACGCGCGCACCAACACGCTCATCATCACGGACGTGGAGGCGCCGAGGCTTCCGTAG
- a CDS encoding alpha/beta hydrolase family protein yields the protein MRLPASPTRDILLFVPLFLGLVLAGCALPAPQSGQLLRSEPTPIAEALFQVRARHTDLVPVRVVFPSDAQGRPARPIDGSRLPALVFIHGGLVPPEDYLWLAEALASRGFVVALPSHPLELALSAPDNGRFARELLVSPPEDSLLQGLVDPARIAVAGHSLGGVVASTLALDGGFAALALFASYPNPADAPRVPSLAVPSLSLAGELDCTAPLPRVRDEASRLPTPSVFAVLQGVTHYQFTVSDQKDVTGGCTPAVPLDAAHERITEVLSRFLLAALAGRGTGADDIRQVPGTEVTVR from the coding sequence ATGCGCCTCCCCGCCAGTCCCACGCGGGACATCCTCCTCTTCGTCCCGCTCTTCCTTGGGCTCGTCCTCGCCGGCTGCGCGCTCCCCGCGCCCCAGTCCGGCCAGCTCCTCCGCTCCGAGCCCACCCCCATCGCCGAAGCCCTCTTCCAGGTGCGCGCCCGCCACACGGACCTCGTCCCCGTGCGCGTGGTGTTCCCCTCGGATGCGCAGGGCCGCCCCGCCCGGCCCATCGACGGCTCCCGGCTGCCCGCGCTCGTCTTCATCCACGGCGGCCTCGTCCCGCCCGAGGACTACCTCTGGCTCGCCGAGGCCCTCGCCTCCCGGGGCTTCGTCGTCGCGCTGCCCTCCCACCCGTTGGAGCTCGCCCTGTCCGCCCCCGACAACGGCCGCTTCGCCCGGGAGCTCCTCGTCTCTCCCCCCGAGGACTCCCTCCTCCAGGGCCTCGTGGACCCCGCCCGCATCGCCGTGGCCGGCCACTCCCTCGGAGGCGTCGTCGCCAGCACGCTCGCGCTCGATGGGGGCTTCGCCGCGCTCGCCCTCTTCGCCAGCTACCCCAACCCCGCCGACGCCCCCCGTGTCCCCTCGCTCGCGGTGCCCTCACTCTCCCTGGCCGGTGAGCTCGACTGCACGGCCCCGCTCCCCCGCGTCCGCGACGAGGCCTCCCGTCTCCCCACTCCCTCCGTGTTCGCCGTGCTCCAGGGCGTCACCCACTACCAGTTCACCGTCAGCGACCAGAAGGACGTGACCGGCGGTTGCACCCCCGCGGTGCCGCTCGACGCCGCCCACGAGCGCATCACCGAGGTGCTCTCGCGCTTCCTCCTCGCCGCCCTCGCGGGACGGGGCACCGGCGCCGACGACATCCGCCAGGTCCCCGGCACGGAGGTGACCGTCCGATGA
- a CDS encoding NAD(P)-dependent oxidoreductase: MRLTVFGATGRVGHTLVHDALGQGHEVTAYVRDPQRLGLKHGRLHVRKGRMEDVTAVAEAVRGAEVVVSALGARDVTHPVTMVTEAMRTLVSAMKTEGVQRLVTVGAAGLLPHPAGGLTGEHGLPPFLRHAFEDHRGALQVLQESGLDWVIVCPPVMPSGVKTGKYRTAVEALPTGGRQVYAEDVADFTLKAATGNELHRVRVGIVGD; the protein is encoded by the coding sequence ATGCGGTTGACGGTCTTCGGAGCGACGGGGCGGGTCGGGCACACGCTGGTGCACGACGCGCTGGGGCAGGGGCACGAGGTGACGGCGTACGTGAGAGATCCGCAGCGGCTGGGGCTCAAGCACGGGCGACTTCACGTGCGCAAGGGACGCATGGAGGATGTCACCGCCGTGGCCGAGGCCGTCCGCGGCGCGGAGGTGGTGGTGAGCGCGCTGGGCGCTCGGGACGTGACGCACCCCGTGACGATGGTGACCGAGGCCATGCGCACCCTCGTTTCGGCCATGAAGACCGAGGGCGTTCAACGGCTCGTCACCGTGGGCGCGGCCGGACTGCTGCCCCACCCGGCCGGTGGGCTCACCGGAGAGCACGGCCTGCCCCCGTTCCTGCGTCATGCCTTCGAGGATCACCGGGGCGCGCTCCAGGTCCTTCAGGAGAGCGGACTGGACTGGGTGATCGTGTGCCCGCCCGTCATGCCCAGCGGCGTGAAGACGGGCAAGTACCGCACCGCCGTCGAGGCCCTCCCCACCGGAGGCCGTCAGGTGTACGCCGAGGACGTGGCCGACTTCACCCTCAAGGCGGCCACCGGCAACGAGCTCCACCGGGTCCGCGTGGGCATCGTGGGCGACTGA